The nucleotide sequence TTTGGTAACGGAAGGGGTTATTTTAATGCAAATAACATGTTCTCGATCTGAAGAGGCAAGCAAACTGTTAAAGGAGAGAGGCTATGCTTAAAAAAAATAACCATGTGTGCTCTTTTGCTATCCTCGTAGCATCTTTACTAACGTTATCACTATATGCTCCATTGTGCTGGGCAGAAATCACCCTGGATGGAACCGTTGGTCCGGCAGGGACGCTTAGTGGACCCGATTTTTTGATTTGGGCAGAATTAGGCAAGATTTCAGGTAGCAATCTATTTCATAGCTTTAAAGATTTTAATATTAACCAAGGAGAAAGCGCGAATTTTTTCGGTCCAGACTCAATAGAGAATATTATCGGACGAGTCACGGGCGGTGATACATCTTCCATCAATGGTTCATTGAACAGCTGGATACCCGGAGCAAACTTATTTTTGATCAATCCGGCTGGAATAGTATTTGGCCCTGATGCTGAACTCAATGTACAAGGCTCCTTTCATGCCAGCACAGCAGACTACATTCGCTTAGGTGAAAATGGTAGCTTTAACGCAACCCAGCCAGAGAACAGTGTATTGGCGGTTGATCCGCCCTCTGCTTTCGGTTTTCTGAGCGATAATTCTGCTCCGATTTCCGTACAGCATAGTACGCTCAAAAGCTCACAGGGAGAGACCTTATCCCTGGTGGGAGGTGATATTGATATTGTTGACAGTGAAATTTCTTCAAAGGACGGAGCAATCAACATCGTCACTACATCTTCACCCGGAGAAATCATCACCACGGAAAATTTTCAACCATCAACTACTGCGACAGATTCTTTCTCAAAACTTGGAACAATTCATATAGATGAGTCTATGTTGACCACAGGAGGTAGTATGGGAGGTAATATCAATATTTCTGGAAAAGATCTGTGTGTTGAGTCAACAGTAATTACTAATCATAGATATATAGAAGAATCAATCTCCAATTTAAAAATACCAGACAAGTTAACCACTACTGCTAGCGAAAAAGCTGGCGACATAAATATAATGGCAGAAAATATAATACTTGATTATTGCTCAATAACATCATCTACTTATAACGATAAAAACGCTGGCAACATCAACATAAAGGGAACGCAGGCGACGATCAATAACACTAGTATATTTTCAAATTCACTTGAAGGCGCAACGGGAGATGGTGGAAATATACAAATAGATATTGACGACCTTGTGATAGGAAAAGACACTTATATCACTTCCGTATCTGATAGCCCACAAGGTGGGAACGCTGGCGATATAGAAATAACATCAAACATATTAGAACTATTACCAGGTGCAAATATTTCTACCGAAACAAGTGAACAATCTACAGGAGAAGCGGGAACTATTCGAATTCAGACTGATAGCTTGCTCATGAAAGGCGGAAAAGATTTTGATTCCTGTACTAGGATAGCCAGCGACACTGGCAATTCAAAAGATGCAGGAAATATTGAAATAGTAGCTCAAGAAAAAATCTCATTGAGTGGAATGGCGGGCATCTTTAGCACCACACATAGTACTGGTAAAGGAGGAAACATAGAAATTCAAACTAACAATATGGAATTGAAAAACGGAGCATTGATCTCCACCAGTAATGTAAGCACTTCAAGTCGTGGGCAGGGAGGAAACATATCCGTAATTGCAAACGACCTTCAAATATTAGATGGAGCACAAATACAATCAGGTAACTTCGGCCAAGGAGATGGAGGAATGATAACTGTATCAAATAGTAACGATATACTCGTTTCCGGCTATGGCACAGATGGTCATGCTAGTGGTATTCGTACCGACTCTCAAGGCGCAGGACAAGGAGGACAAGTCCATGTCCAATCTAATAATATCAGACTTGAAAATGGTGGAACTATATCTGCAAAAAGTTCATCAACAGGTCAATCAGGTGCCATCTCTATTCAAGCTGACGACTCCATTGAAATCAAGGACGGCAGTAGCATCACCGTGCAAACCAAGCAAGCCGATGCCGGTGATATTGAAGTGACAGCTGGCAATATGATTTACCTGTTAAATAAAGGTGAAATCAGCACCTCAGTTGCTGGTGGACAAGGAGATGGCGGCAACATCAATCTTGAATCGACCTTCGTTATCCTCAACAAGGAAAGCAAAATCATCGCCAATGCCCGTGAAGGAAATGGCGGCAACATCAACGTACAAATTCAGCAAGATGGGGCTGTACTGAAGTCTGCTGAAAGCACGATTAGTGCTTCCTCAGAATTCGGCGTTGATGGCGCGGTAACAATCAATGCACCGGATACGGATATTACTGGAGCTATCTCTACCCCGCCGGTAGAGTTTTTCGATGCATCTTCTATCTTGAGTGATCGCTGCGTAACCCGTGGCACAAGCGACCTAAGCAGCTTCAATGTAGTCGGCCGGGGAGGCATGGCATTTTCACCGGACACCCACTTCCCTGCCTTTTATTCTCTTATCCCCGCAAAAAAGAAGAAAGAAAAGAAGTAAGCCCTTAAAATATAATATTTTATGAAATAATATTTACCCCTTAGCATGAAACCTAAATCGATAATGGAACGTGGACTTAAGTATGTTGTGTGTGCCGGATTATTATTAATGACAAGCTTGAACGCTACCGAACTTATCGCTCAAAGTTCAGATCTGCTTCATGCCCAAAAAACAAGGCAAGAAAGACCAGCACTTCCAGACTATGCAAAGCCCAATCCGCCAGAGCTGGTACTCCCACCGGTTGCACCAACTCCCAAAACGCAAAAACGGCTTTCTGAAGAAATAAAGGTAAATGTCAAGGAATTCAGACTGACGGGCAATACCGTCTTTACCGATAACGAACTTGCAACAATCACAAAAAATTATAAAAACAACTATCTTACCTCAGAAGAAATACAAGAGGTACGGCGTAAGCTCACGCTCTTCTATGTAAACCAGGGATATATCAATTCTGGAGCCATTATCCCCGACCAAAAGATGGAAAACGGCATTCTGGATATCCAAATCATTGAAGGGAAGCTTACTGCTATAGAAGTCAGAGATAACAAGTGGCTTCGCACCACATATATCACAGAACGAATTTCTCCAAATAAAGACGCTGTCCTCAATATCAATGAGCTGCGGGAACGTCTCCAAATTCTCCAGCAAGATCCACTTGTCCTCCAATTTCACGCCCAACTGAAACCGGGAATCGAACCGGGTGAAAGCATCCTTGTACTTAAAATCAGGGAGGACAATCCGTGGCAGCTTAATATGACCTTTGCCAATGACCGTTCGCCAAGCATTGGCGCTGAAAGACTTTTTGGATATGTCGCGCATCGCAGTATTAGCAAACATGGGGATACTCTGGCATTCAAATCCGGCTTTACCAATGGCGCCGATGACTTTGGCTTATCCTATAGTTATCCCCTCACTGCCAATGACACCCTATTATCCTTGAAATTCAACAAAAATGAATCCGTTGTCATTGAAGAGCCCTTTGATTCAATTGACATAGATAGCGAAATGGAAAGCTACGGCATTTCAATAAGTCATCCGTTTTACAGGACACCGCAACGACTCTTGTCAACGAGGCTAGCCCTTGAACGACGTCATAGCGAGACTTTTCTCTTAGGAGAGCCGTTCTCTTTCTCACCGGGAGCAGTGGATGGTAAGAGTGATGTAACGGTTGTCCGTTTCACCCAGGAATGGTTGAGTCGCAGTCTCAACCAGGTGATTTCTGTATATTCTACATTCAACCTCGGAATTGATGCGTTTGGGGGGACAGATGGACCAGAAGAGACCGATGGTCAATATTTGTCTTGGCTGGGGCAGTTTCAATGGGCAAGACGCTTCACGAAACGGGGGGATCAAATCATTTTCCGCACCGATGTGCAGCTGGCCAATGATTCGCTCTTATCTATAGAAAAAATGGCTATCGGAGGTGCCTCAACTGTGCGGGGGTACCGAGAGAATCAACTCATCCGGGATAATGCCGTGGTAGCATCCCTGGAGTTGCGCCTTCCCTTATTTCGCCTACCAATTCCCAAGATAAGCCGAAGAGCTGAAGATGGCATGTTGCATCTTGTACCGTTCGGAGATTTTGGACAGGGCTGGAACACTCATACTCCAACACCGAATCCAGACTCTATTTCCAGCCTGGGAGTTGGACTTAGATGGGACCCTAGCTCTAAAATTCATGCAGAAATATATTGGGGGTATCCGTTAAGAGACTTAGATACCCCCTATGAGGATTTACAAGACGACGGTATTCACTTTAAATTGAGCTATTTCCTCTTTTAGGCACTGAGCTCCAACTGCTGCAAATGTGTTTCTTTCAGGACGGTGCTGTGTTAATCTCAGGGCATGAATACACTTACCAAACTCCATTCTCCCGAATGTCAGTCATTAAAAATAGAGCCGTTCAGAAAATACAATACGGTCCATAACGGCGAACGCAGCCTGCTCAAATGCGATGAATGCGACAACGTTTTTCCGAGACGGCCGGTACGCCCATGCAGGATATCAAGTCACCGAATCTAAAGTGGACCCCTGATCAGCCTCTCACGCCAGCGCCTGCCTTACCTTCTTGGCCAACCCTTCAAGGCGAAACGGTTTTTTAACAATGAGATCAACCCCAAGCTGCCTCATCTTTTCTATCTCGTCATGTTTTGAAAAACCAGTGACAATAATTGTTTTCTGTCCGGGATGAATCATAATAATTTGCTCGTAGGTCTCCCGGCCATTGAGGCCGGGGCCCATGACCATATCCAACAGGAGAAGGTTTACCTTATTTTTTTGCATGTAGCGAACAGCCTCCTCACCGGAGGAAACCGCATGGACGGTGTATCCTAAAAGATTCAACATTTTACCTGCAATCTCTCGCTGCTCCGTCTCGTCATCAACCAGCAACACCGTCTCACCATTTCCTTTCAGGCCATCCAACGTCACCTCATCACTCTCTTGGATCAGTTCATCAGTGATTGCCGGGAAGAAGAGCTCGAACAGGGTCCCTTGAGGGCCGGATTCCACAATAATACCACCGTTATGATCCTGTACACTGTTCCAGACGACTGCCAACCCCAGCCCGGTCCCGCTTCTACCCATAACTTTTTTACTGTAAAAAGGCTCAAAAATATGTTGCAGGTCGTTTTTATCAATGCCAGAACCTGTGTCTCTGATAGCAACAACAGCATACCTCCCGGCTTGAAGGGTCATACCGACTGCTGTCATCGGCACATCGACCAACTGATTGCGGGTGACGAGAGTAACAGTACCGTCACCATTGATGGCCTCGGCAGCGTTACCAACCAGATTCATGATGCATTTTTTCATATGAACGGGAGAACAACTTATATTCATCAGGTTCGGTTCCAGGCTAACATTAAAAGAGACGTCCTCATGCCGTTTTTGGAGTTCTTTTCCTTCTGGCGAAACGAGATATTCACGAACGAGGGTATTGAGATTGGCAGGCTGCCGTTCTGCCAGCACACCACGCGCAACAGTCAGCAGATCAGCCACAACCTCACCGGCCATCTCTCCTGATCTCCTTATACTTTCAAGTGGTTGCCGAAGTTGACTATCATCAGGGAGTTCCATAAGCAACAGATCCGGGTAACCTACTATGGCGGCGAGGATATTATTGAGGTCATGGGCCACCCCTCCGGCCATCAGCCCGATAGCCTCCATCTTTTCGGCCTTGCGTAATTTCGCCTCAGCCTCTTTCTGTGCAGTTATATCACGGGCAACATGCACGGATCCGACAAAAGAATTATTTTCATCATATAATGGTGTAACCATAATATGGAGATAGCATTGTAACCGCTCCTCAAAAACTTCCGCAGAATAGGGCTTATGATCCTTGAGGAGCTTCGTATGAGGACAGAAGGTCGGCGGTGACTCAGTACCATGCATGAGGCGGTAACATTTATTATTAATGATCTGCTCCATCGGTATATTCAACCTTTCGGACATAGCCTTATTGGCGTGGATAATATCATGCCGGTCATTGAGAATAGTAATCAGGTCAGGGACTGAATCAAAGGTCCGTTCCCACTCTTTTTGCGCTCGCAGGGTTTCCAGCTGGGCCTTTTTACGTTCTTCTATCTCCTGTTGCAGCTCCAGGGTCCGGTCTTCAACGCGTTGCTCCATTTCTTCGTATGCCTGCTCCAGTTCATGTTCTACCTGTTTACGCTGTTCAATATTCCTGAGGATTTTTTTATTACCGCAATAGACACCGCCGAGTCCGATAAATAGCAGCACTGCATGCCATACAACAAGTATCAACCGGTTACGATCAGCGATTTCCTTAAACGGCAATAGCGGCACAGAAACAGATATTCCACCGCGTACGTCACCGACCTGATATCCTTGGGATGCATGGCATTGCATACATTCACCATTCACCATGAGTGGTTTCATGAGGCGCAGGTAAGGTACGCCATTCATGACCTCAACAGAACTGACTTCTGTTACCCCTTGAACGAATTGTTTAAGGGCCTCAGCTTCCCACGGATCAGCCCGGTTTTCTGGACGAATCGGGTTAAGACTGGTGATATGTTCTTGTATGCCACTCTCCTGCATCTGCAATTCTAAAACCTGCCGCGTCATGTAAGCGGGATTAACCAAAGTCAATTTTATTCCAGACGCTGT is from Candidatus Electrothrix sp. GW3-4 and encodes:
- a CDS encoding ShlB/FhaC/HecB family hemolysin secretion/activation protein codes for the protein MERGLKYVVCAGLLLMTSLNATELIAQSSDLLHAQKTRQERPALPDYAKPNPPELVLPPVAPTPKTQKRLSEEIKVNVKEFRLTGNTVFTDNELATITKNYKNNYLTSEEIQEVRRKLTLFYVNQGYINSGAIIPDQKMENGILDIQIIEGKLTAIEVRDNKWLRTTYITERISPNKDAVLNINELRERLQILQQDPLVLQFHAQLKPGIEPGESILVLKIREDNPWQLNMTFANDRSPSIGAERLFGYVAHRSISKHGDTLAFKSGFTNGADDFGLSYSYPLTANDTLLSLKFNKNESVVIEEPFDSIDIDSEMESYGISISHPFYRTPQRLLSTRLALERRHSETFLLGEPFSFSPGAVDGKSDVTVVRFTQEWLSRSLNQVISVYSTFNLGIDAFGGTDGPEETDGQYLSWLGQFQWARRFTKRGDQIIFRTDVQLANDSLLSIEKMAIGGASTVRGYRENQLIRDNAVVASLELRLPLFRLPIPKISRRAEDGMLHLVPFGDFGQGWNTHTPTPNPDSISSLGVGLRWDPSSKIHAEIYWGYPLRDLDTPYEDLQDDGIHFKLSYFLF
- a CDS encoding DUF3365 domain-containing protein — protein: MAPGPRDQIHRFEQQECRLQQRYGWVLAFLWLATVTSSMTWNMHRIQQSTLETAQTHARSSYKKDIIYRRWNAMHGGVYVPVTDKTPSNPHLTSERRDIMTASGIKLTLVNPAYMTRQVLELQMQESGIQEHITSLNPIRPENRADPWEAEALKQFVQGVTEVSSVEVMNGVPYLRLMKPLMVNGECMQCHASQGYQVGDVRGGISVSVPLLPFKEIADRNRLILVVWHAVLLFIGLGGVYCGNKKILRNIEQRKQVEHELEQAYEEMEQRVEDRTLELQQEIEERKKAQLETLRAQKEWERTFDSVPDLITILNDRHDIIHANKAMSERLNIPMEQIINNKCYRLMHGTESPPTFCPHTKLLKDHKPYSAEVFEERLQCYLHIMVTPLYDENNSFVGSVHVARDITAQKEAEAKLRKAEKMEAIGLMAGGVAHDLNNILAAIVGYPDLLLMELPDDSQLRQPLESIRRSGEMAGEVVADLLTVARGVLAERQPANLNTLVREYLVSPEGKELQKRHEDVSFNVSLEPNLMNISCSPVHMKKCIMNLVGNAAEAINGDGTVTLVTRNQLVDVPMTAVGMTLQAGRYAVVAIRDTGSGIDKNDLQHIFEPFYSKKVMGRSGTGLGLAVVWNSVQDHNGGIIVESGPQGTLFELFFPAITDELIQESDEVTLDGLKGNGETVLLVDDETEQREIAGKMLNLLGYTVHAVSSGEEAVRYMQKNKVNLLLLDMVMGPGLNGRETYEQIIMIHPGQKTIIVTGFSKHDEIEKMRQLGVDLIVKKPFRLEGLAKKVRQALA
- a CDS encoding filamentous hemagglutinin N-terminal domain-containing protein produces the protein MLKKNNHVCSFAILVASLLTLSLYAPLCWAEITLDGTVGPAGTLSGPDFLIWAELGKISGSNLFHSFKDFNINQGESANFFGPDSIENIIGRVTGGDTSSINGSLNSWIPGANLFLINPAGIVFGPDAELNVQGSFHASTADYIRLGENGSFNATQPENSVLAVDPPSAFGFLSDNSAPISVQHSTLKSSQGETLSLVGGDIDIVDSEISSKDGAINIVTTSSPGEIITTENFQPSTTATDSFSKLGTIHIDESMLTTGGSMGGNINISGKDLCVESTVITNHRYIEESISNLKIPDKLTTTASEKAGDINIMAENIILDYCSITSSTYNDKNAGNINIKGTQATINNTSIFSNSLEGATGDGGNIQIDIDDLVIGKDTYITSVSDSPQGGNAGDIEITSNILELLPGANISTETSEQSTGEAGTIRIQTDSLLMKGGKDFDSCTRIASDTGNSKDAGNIEIVAQEKISLSGMAGIFSTTHSTGKGGNIEIQTNNMELKNGALISTSNVSTSSRGQGGNISVIANDLQILDGAQIQSGNFGQGDGGMITVSNSNDILVSGYGTDGHASGIRTDSQGAGQGGQVHVQSNNIRLENGGTISAKSSSTGQSGAISIQADDSIEIKDGSSITVQTKQADAGDIEVTAGNMIYLLNKGEISTSVAGGQGDGGNINLESTFVILNKESKIIANAREGNGGNINVQIQQDGAVLKSAESTISASSEFGVDGAVTINAPDTDITGAISTPPVEFFDASSILSDRCVTRGTSDLSSFNVVGRGGMAFSPDTHFPAFYSLIPAKKKKEKK